One Azospirillum sp. B510 genomic window carries:
- the nikB gene encoding nickel ABC transporter permease subunit NikB: MLRFIVGRLLTLPPLLLAVSVGVFLLLRLGRGDPALDYLRLSNIPPTDAAVTAAHQLLGLDRPLAEQYLSWLWQALHLDFGLSYVTRRPVLDDLLYYLPATLQLGAAALVVTLAVSLPLGIWAARHRDRLPDHLVRALAFAGVSIPNFWLGFLLVLLFSVTLNWLPPLGRGGLNHLVMPVAAVALMSLCINARLLRTSMLETAGQRHVLYARLRGLPERRVVQNHILRNALLPIVTATGMHIGELLGGTLVIENIFGWPGVGRYAVSAIYNRDYPVLQCFTLLMTVIFVLCNLAVDVLYAWLDPRIRPAREVGR; this comes from the coding sequence ATGTTGCGCTTCATCGTCGGCCGTCTGCTGACCTTGCCGCCGCTGCTGCTGGCGGTGTCGGTCGGCGTGTTCCTGCTGCTGCGGCTGGGGCGCGGCGATCCGGCGCTGGATTACCTGCGCCTGTCCAACATCCCGCCGACCGATGCCGCCGTCACGGCGGCGCACCAGCTGCTCGGGCTGGACCGTCCGCTGGCGGAGCAATACCTGTCCTGGCTGTGGCAGGCGCTGCATCTCGATTTCGGGCTGTCCTACGTCACCCGCCGGCCGGTGCTGGACGATTTGCTCTATTACCTGCCGGCCACCTTGCAGCTGGGGGCCGCCGCACTGGTCGTCACGCTGGCGGTCAGCCTGCCGCTCGGCATCTGGGCGGCGCGGCACCGCGACCGTCTGCCCGACCATCTGGTGCGGGCGCTCGCCTTCGCCGGCGTGTCGATCCCGAATTTCTGGCTCGGCTTCCTGCTGGTTCTGCTGTTCTCGGTGACGCTGAACTGGCTGCCGCCGCTCGGCCGCGGCGGCTTGAACCACTTGGTGATGCCGGTCGCCGCCGTCGCCTTGATGTCGCTATGCATCAACGCCCGGCTGCTGCGCACCAGCATGCTGGAGACGGCGGGGCAGCGCCATGTCCTTTATGCCCGGCTGCGCGGCCTGCCCGAGCGGCGGGTCGTCCAGAACCATATCCTGCGCAACGCCCTGCTGCCCATCGTCACCGCCACCGGGATGCACATCGGCGAGCTGCTGGGCGGCACGCTGGTGATCGAGAACATCTTCGGCTGGCCGGGGGTCGGGCGCTATGCCGTCTCCGCCATCTACAACCGGGACTATCCGGTGCTGCAGTGCTTCACCCTGCTGATGACGGTGATCTTCGTGCTGTGCAATCTGGCTGTCGACGTGCTGTATGCGTGGCTCGATCCGCGCATCCGGCCGGCGCGGGAGGTCGGACGATGA
- a CDS encoding ISAs1-like element ISAzs5 family transposase has product MSSIEAGFGEKSRLKALLEHFSRIDDPRAPWRVAYPLPEILLLAVCGTIADCEDYEAIAAWGEARLDFLRRFQPYHHGVPSGRWLTVFMNRIPPGLFQDCFLSWVREAWPDRPELVAIDGKTSRRSHDRSLGQAPLHLVSAFATTSRLVLGQEAVEDKASELAAIPVLLERLATEGGLKGAIVTIDAIACNATIAQAVRDAGADYLLAVKANQPTLRDEIESFFTSAPPETLDHAADIDKGHGRIEQRAVTVARQVDWLSGARRFPGEVRLPAVAAIVRVVSKTELKDRCRTDTRYYITSAPLAAQAAAEAVRGHWRIENQLHWLLDVVFNEDQSRLRKGHGALNMAVVRHFAINLVRKAAEPARPRSGLRRATKKPAATPRPTSIKLRRKLAGWDTDYLNAILDVNIR; this is encoded by the coding sequence ATGAGTTCGATCGAAGCCGGCTTTGGTGAGAAATCGCGGCTGAAGGCGCTGCTGGAACATTTTTCGCGGATCGACGACCCGCGTGCTCCCTGGCGGGTCGCCTATCCGTTACCGGAGATCCTGCTTCTGGCGGTGTGCGGGACGATCGCGGATTGCGAGGATTACGAGGCGATCGCCGCCTGGGGTGAAGCGCGGCTCGACTTTCTGCGGCGCTTCCAGCCCTATCACCATGGGGTGCCGAGCGGACGCTGGCTGACCGTGTTCATGAACCGGATCCCTCCCGGCCTGTTCCAGGACTGCTTCCTGTCCTGGGTGCGCGAGGCGTGGCCCGACCGGCCGGAACTGGTCGCCATCGACGGCAAGACCTCGCGACGCAGCCATGACCGCAGCCTTGGGCAGGCCCCTTTGCACTTGGTCTCGGCCTTCGCCACCACCAGCCGTCTGGTCCTCGGCCAGGAGGCCGTCGAGGACAAAGCCAGCGAACTGGCGGCCATTCCGGTTCTGCTGGAGCGCCTGGCGACCGAGGGCGGGCTCAAGGGCGCGATCGTCACCATCGACGCCATCGCCTGCAACGCCACCATCGCCCAGGCCGTTCGCGACGCCGGGGCCGACTATCTGCTGGCGGTCAAAGCCAACCAGCCCACCCTGCGCGACGAGATCGAGAGTTTCTTCACCAGCGCACCGCCGGAGACGCTCGATCACGCCGCCGATATCGACAAGGGCCATGGCCGGATCGAGCAGCGCGCGGTCACGGTCGCGCGCCAGGTCGATTGGTTGAGCGGCGCGCGGCGTTTTCCCGGCGAAGTCCGCCTGCCCGCCGTCGCCGCCATCGTTCGGGTGGTCAGCAAGACCGAGCTGAAGGATCGTTGCCGCACCGACACGCGCTATTACATCACCTCCGCCCCGCTCGCCGCCCAGGCGGCGGCCGAGGCCGTGCGCGGCCATTGGCGCATCGAGAACCAACTGCACTGGCTGCTCGACGTCGTCTTCAACGAGGACCAGTCCCGCTTGCGCAAAGGCCACGGCGCCCTGAACATGGCCGTCGTCCGCCACTTCGCCATCAACCTCGTCCGCAAGGCCGCCGAACCCGCCCGGCCGCGCTCCGGATTACGGCGCGCCACCAAAAAGCCGGCCGCCACTCCCAGACCCACCAGCATCAAGCTCCGCAGGAAGCTGGCAGGCTGGGACACCGATTACCTCAACGCTATCCTCGACGTTAATATCCGTTAA
- the dapF gene encoding diaminopimelate epimerase — MTREFLKMHGLGNDFVVIDARSEPYRPSAAEVRAIADRRIGVGCDQFIVLERTDAPGADAFMRIRNADGGEAAACGNASRCVGWLLMEESGRDRASFQTAAGLLHASRADNGRITVDMGPPRLDWAAIPLAAPADTLRVETVAHGGFAAPVAVNMGNPHAVFFVDDAEAVPLDEVGPVFENHPAFPERANIEFAQVLSPTAIRMRVWERGAGITQACGSGSCATLVAAVRRGLTDRKADIILDGGTLTIEWTEEDRVLMTGPVALAFSGRLSAELVSGELVSR, encoded by the coding sequence ATGACCCGCGAATTCCTGAAGATGCACGGCCTCGGCAACGACTTCGTCGTGATCGACGCCCGTTCCGAACCCTACCGTCCCTCGGCGGCGGAGGTGCGCGCCATCGCCGACCGCCGGATCGGCGTCGGGTGCGACCAGTTCATCGTGCTGGAGCGGACCGACGCGCCGGGCGCCGACGCCTTCATGCGCATCCGCAACGCCGACGGCGGCGAGGCCGCCGCCTGCGGCAACGCCTCGCGCTGCGTCGGCTGGCTGCTGATGGAGGAGAGCGGGCGCGACCGCGCCAGCTTCCAGACCGCCGCGGGTCTGCTGCACGCCAGCCGCGCCGACAATGGCCGGATCACCGTCGACATGGGCCCGCCCCGCCTGGATTGGGCGGCGATTCCGCTGGCGGCGCCCGCCGACACGCTGCGGGTCGAGACGGTCGCCCATGGCGGTTTCGCCGCCCCGGTCGCGGTGAACATGGGCAACCCGCATGCCGTCTTCTTCGTCGACGATGCCGAGGCGGTGCCGCTGGACGAGGTCGGCCCGGTGTTCGAAAACCATCCGGCCTTCCCCGAGCGCGCCAACATCGAATTCGCCCAGGTGCTGTCGCCCACCGCCATCCGCATGCGGGTGTGGGAGCGCGGCGCCGGCATCACCCAGGCTTGCGGGTCGGGGTCCTGCGCCACGCTGGTCGCGGCGGTGCGCCGCGGCCTGACCGACCGCAAGGCCGACATCATCCTGGACGGCGGCACGCTGACCATAGAGTGGACCGAGGAAGACCGCGTCCTGATGACCGGCCCGGTGGCGCTCGCCTTCAGCGGCCGGCTGTCGGCGGAGCTGGTTTCGGGCGAACTGGTTTCACGATGA
- the nikE gene encoding nickel import ATP-binding protein NikE, with the protein MTILLAAEAVEKRYGGQGVFATGASKTVLRGVSLSVREGESVALLGTSGSGKSTLARLMLGLERPDGGTVRCLGRPIEALDTSGRRTFRRTVQAVFQDPLGAVNPRHRIGRIIAEPLRHLTGLDARERAARVAELLRLVGLAPEDADRLPGSMSGGQVQRVCIARALAPEPRLILLDEAVSNLDLVLQLQILDLLAELRERLGTAFLFITHDVRLVRRFCHRVAVLHDGGLVEDRPVGPSIAFDHPAARALLDAMLPAAPSPALRNRSAESRTAP; encoded by the coding sequence GTGACGATCCTGCTGGCCGCCGAGGCGGTGGAGAAGCGGTATGGCGGGCAAGGCGTCTTCGCTACGGGGGCGTCGAAGACGGTGCTGCGCGGCGTCAGCCTGTCGGTGAGGGAAGGGGAGAGCGTGGCGCTGCTTGGCACCAGCGGATCGGGCAAGAGCACGCTGGCCCGGCTGATGCTTGGCCTCGAACGGCCGGATGGCGGCACGGTGCGCTGTCTCGGCCGGCCAATCGAGGCATTGGACACCTCCGGCCGCCGGACCTTCCGGCGGACGGTGCAGGCGGTGTTCCAGGATCCGCTGGGCGCGGTCAATCCGCGCCATCGGATCGGCCGGATCATCGCCGAACCGCTGCGTCACCTGACCGGCCTCGACGCGCGGGAACGCGCCGCCCGTGTGGCGGAGCTGTTGCGGCTGGTCGGACTGGCGCCGGAGGACGCCGATCGGCTGCCCGGGAGCATGAGCGGCGGCCAGGTTCAGCGCGTCTGCATCGCCCGCGCGCTCGCGCCGGAACCCCGGCTGATCCTGCTGGACGAGGCGGTGTCGAATCTCGATCTCGTGCTGCAACTCCAGATCCTGGATCTACTGGCCGAACTGCGCGAAAGGCTGGGTACCGCCTTCCTGTTCATCACCCACGATGTCCGGCTGGTCCGCCGCTTCTGTCACCGGGTGGCGGTGCTGCATGACGGCGGACTGGTGGAGGATCGGCCGGTCGGCCCCTCTATCGCCTTCGACCATCCGGCGGCGCGGGCGCTCCTGGACGCCATGTTGCCTGCGGCTCCTTCACCGGCGTTGCGGAACCGGTCAGCGGAGTCACGGACCGCCCCCTGA
- a CDS encoding GtrA family protein yields the protein MVTTLLDSRLGQLGVQFAKFGAVGIIGLLVDTAVLYGGLALGLEFFAARVPSFLAAATATWALNRAFTFRGATSEPLHRQWAKFIAANAIGGVVNYGVSVGLESGVRLVADHPFLAVAAGSIAGMFFNFAASKHLVFKGA from the coding sequence ATGGTCACGACTTTGCTGGACAGCCGGCTCGGCCAGTTGGGGGTGCAGTTCGCCAAGTTCGGCGCGGTCGGCATCATCGGGCTGCTGGTTGACACCGCCGTGCTCTATGGCGGGCTGGCGCTGGGGTTGGAGTTCTTCGCCGCCCGCGTGCCGTCCTTCCTCGCGGCGGCGACGGCGACCTGGGCCCTGAACCGCGCCTTCACCTTCCGTGGCGCCACGAGCGAGCCGCTGCATCGCCAATGGGCCAAGTTCATCGCCGCCAACGCCATCGGCGGCGTGGTGAATTACGGCGTCTCGGTCGGGTTGGAATCGGGCGTGCGGCTGGTCGCCGACCATCCCTTCCTGGCGGTGGCCGCCGGTTCCATCGCCGGCATGTTCTTCAACTTCGCGGCGTCGAAGCATCTGGTCTTCAAGGGCGCCTGA
- the mtaB gene encoding tRNA (N(6)-L-threonylcarbamoyladenosine(37)-C(2))-methylthiotransferase MtaB, which produces MSDTADSTTRDGPEIVTFGCRLNSYESEVMRNHARSAGLDDVVIVNTCAVTSEAERQARQTIRKLRRERPDARIVVTGCAAQIDPQRFAAMPEVDQVLGNQEKLQPESWGLPPAEKVLVNDIMSVKETAGHLIGGFEDRARAFVQVQQGCDHRCTFCIIPYGRGPSRSVPIGGIVEQVQALVKAGYNEVVLSGVDITSYGPDLPGSPSLGQMVRRLLALVPELPRLRLSSIDCIEMDDDLWRLIGNEPRLMPHLHLSLQAGDDMVLKRMKRRHGRADSIAFCQRVRSVRPDVVFGADFIAGFPTETEEMFQNTLRLVEECGLTWLHVFPYSPRPGTPAARMPQVDGAVRKERAARLRAVGEVAEARALASLVGRTATVLVEKEDLGRTEHFAAIRLGRPFPPGALVPAAITGIKDGVLTGTPL; this is translated from the coding sequence ATGAGCGACACGGCCGACAGCACGACGCGGGACGGGCCGGAGATCGTCACCTTCGGGTGCCGGCTGAACAGCTACGAGTCCGAGGTGATGCGCAACCATGCGCGCAGCGCCGGGCTGGACGACGTGGTGATCGTGAACACCTGCGCCGTCACCTCGGAAGCCGAACGGCAGGCGCGGCAGACCATCCGCAAGCTGCGCCGCGAACGGCCGGACGCCCGCATCGTCGTCACCGGCTGTGCCGCCCAGATCGACCCGCAGCGCTTCGCCGCGATGCCGGAGGTCGATCAGGTGCTGGGCAACCAGGAGAAGCTCCAGCCGGAAAGCTGGGGCCTGCCGCCGGCCGAGAAGGTGCTCGTCAACGACATCATGTCGGTGAAGGAGACCGCCGGCCATCTGATCGGCGGATTCGAGGACCGCGCCCGCGCCTTCGTCCAGGTCCAGCAGGGCTGCGACCACCGCTGCACCTTCTGCATCATCCCCTATGGCCGCGGCCCCTCGCGCTCCGTCCCGATCGGCGGCATCGTCGAGCAGGTCCAGGCGCTGGTGAAGGCCGGCTACAACGAGGTGGTGCTGTCGGGCGTCGACATCACCAGCTACGGCCCCGACCTGCCCGGCTCGCCCTCGCTGGGGCAGATGGTGCGCCGGCTGCTGGCGCTGGTGCCGGAGTTGCCGCGGCTGCGCCTGTCCTCCATCGACTGCATCGAGATGGACGATGATCTCTGGCGCCTGATCGGGAACGAGCCGCGGCTGATGCCGCACCTGCACCTGTCGCTCCAGGCCGGGGATGACATGGTGCTGAAGCGGATGAAGCGCCGCCATGGCCGCGCCGATTCCATCGCCTTCTGCCAGCGGGTGCGCTCCGTCCGCCCGGATGTGGTGTTCGGCGCCGACTTCATCGCCGGTTTCCCGACCGAGACCGAGGAGATGTTCCAGAACACCCTGCGGCTGGTGGAGGAATGCGGCCTGACCTGGCTGCATGTCTTCCCCTACAGCCCGCGCCCCGGCACCCCGGCCGCGCGCATGCCGCAGGTGGATGGCGCCGTGCGCAAGGAGCGCGCCGCCCGTCTGCGCGCCGTCGGCGAGGTGGCCGAGGCCCGCGCCCTGGCCAGCCTGGTCGGCCGCACCGCGACGGTGCTGGTCGAGAAGGAGGATCTGGGCCGCACCGAGCATTTCGCCGCGATCCGCCTGGGCCGGCCCTTCCCGCCCGGCGCGCTGGTGCCCGCCGCCATCACCGGCATCAAGGACGGCGTGCTGACCGGCACGCCGCTCTGA
- a CDS encoding nickel import ATP-binding protein NikD, with amino-acid sequence MTAHRLSVEGLRLSARRDGRPVELVRGIDLAVERGRVTALVGASGSGKSLTCLGLQELTPPGVERLGGRVRLDGEAVEPATLPGRTVATVMQNPRSAFNPVLTMRAHARETLAVRGGAGVLDRLLPEVLAEVGLPEPDRIARLYPFEMSGGMLQRMMIALALLAGAPFLLADEPTTDLDLLVQAHILSLIERLVATRGLGVLIVTHDMGVVARLADEVAVMEDGRIVETAPVASLFAAPRSEAARALLDAHRALYPEEFA; translated from the coding sequence TTGACCGCGCACCGTCTGAGCGTGGAGGGGCTGCGGCTCTCCGCCCGCCGTGACGGCCGTCCGGTGGAGCTGGTGCGCGGCATCGATCTGGCGGTCGAACGCGGGCGCGTCACCGCTCTGGTCGGCGCCAGCGGGTCGGGCAAATCCCTGACCTGCCTGGGATTGCAGGAGCTGACGCCGCCTGGGGTGGAACGGCTCGGGGGCCGTGTCCGTCTCGACGGCGAGGCGGTCGAACCGGCGACGCTGCCCGGCCGGACGGTGGCGACGGTGATGCAGAACCCGCGCAGCGCGTTCAATCCGGTTCTCACCATGCGCGCCCATGCCCGCGAAACGCTGGCGGTGCGCGGCGGCGCCGGCGTGCTGGACCGGCTGCTGCCCGAGGTCTTGGCCGAGGTCGGCCTGCCGGAGCCTGACCGCATCGCCCGTCTCTACCCGTTCGAGATGAGCGGCGGCATGCTTCAGCGCATGATGATCGCCCTGGCTTTGCTGGCCGGGGCGCCCTTCCTGCTGGCCGACGAGCCGACCACCGACCTCGACCTGCTGGTCCAGGCCCACATCCTGTCCCTGATCGAGCGGCTGGTCGCCACGCGGGGGCTGGGAGTGCTGATCGTCACCCATGACATGGGGGTGGTCGCCCGGCTGGCCGACGAGGTGGCGGTGATGGAAGACGGCCGCATCGTCGAGACGGCTCCGGTCGCCTCGCTGTTCGCGGCACCGCGTTCCGAGGCCGCCCGCGCCCTGCTCGATGCCCACCGGGCGCTCTATCCGGAGGAATTCGCGTGA
- the leuD gene encoding 3-isopropylmalate dehydratase small subunit: MEKFTVLTGVAAPLPMINVDTDMIIPKQFLKTIKRTGLGKHLFDEMRYTPDGQEIPDFVLNRQAYRKASILVAGDNFGCGSSREHAPWALADFGIRCIIAPSFADIFYNNCFKNGILPIKLPKEQVDLLLDDASRGSNAVVTVDLEKQTITGPDGGTLSFELDPFRKHCLLNGLDDIGLTLQQSAHIDGYEGKQRAGQPWMWG; this comes from the coding sequence ATGGAAAAGTTCACGGTTCTCACTGGCGTCGCGGCGCCGCTGCCGATGATCAACGTCGACACCGACATGATCATCCCGAAGCAGTTCCTGAAGACGATCAAGCGGACGGGGCTGGGCAAGCACCTGTTCGACGAGATGCGTTACACCCCCGACGGGCAGGAGATCCCGGACTTCGTCCTGAACCGGCAGGCCTACCGCAAGGCCAGCATCCTGGTGGCGGGCGACAATTTCGGCTGCGGCTCCTCGCGTGAGCATGCGCCGTGGGCGCTGGCCGATTTCGGCATCCGCTGCATCATCGCCCCGAGCTTCGCCGACATTTTCTACAACAACTGTTTCAAGAACGGCATCCTGCCGATCAAGTTGCCGAAGGAACAGGTCGACCTGTTGCTCGACGACGCGTCGCGCGGGTCGAACGCCGTCGTCACGGTCGACCTTGAGAAGCAGACCATCACCGGCCCGGACGGCGGCACCCTTTCCTTCGAGCTGGACCCCTTCCGCAAGCATTGCCTGCTGAACGGCCTGGACGACATCGGCCTGACCTTGCAACAGTCGGCCCATATCGACGGGTATGAGGGCAAGCAGCGCGCCGGCCAGCCGTGGATGTGGGGCTGA
- the ftsY gene encoding signal recognition particle-docking protein FtsY, with amino-acid sequence MIFRWFGRKKPEETTPGSEAAKDESVNLESTAPAPESAPEPEKAPEPPAAPTAPTPPAPTPEPETVPEPEPAPVIAAAPAPAAPAPASVEEAPPTKKGWFAKLKEGLSKSSSKLTDGITSIFTKRKLDDDALEELEELLITADLGPATAAKVTAELARTRFGKEVSPDEVKATLAAEVSKIVSPVARPLVLDPALKPHVVLVVGVNGTGKTTTIGKLARQFKAEGRSVMLAAGDTFRAAAVSQLKIWGERTGCPVVARDTGADAAGLAYDALERARAEGVDVLLIDTAGRLQNKTGLMEELRKIVRVIKKLDETAPHTTLLTLDATTGQNAHSQVEIFRDMVNVNGLILTKLDGSARGGVLVSLAEKFRIPVHAIGVGEGVYDLRPFDADAFAKSLMGLSAD; translated from the coding sequence ATGATTTTCCGCTGGTTCGGCCGCAAGAAGCCCGAAGAGACGACGCCCGGCAGCGAGGCGGCGAAGGACGAATCGGTCAATCTGGAGTCCACCGCCCCCGCACCGGAATCCGCGCCTGAACCGGAGAAGGCCCCGGAACCGCCGGCCGCGCCGACCGCTCCCACACCGCCCGCCCCGACGCCCGAACCCGAGACTGTTCCCGAACCGGAGCCGGCTCCGGTCATCGCCGCCGCCCCGGCTCCGGCCGCCCCGGCGCCAGCCAGTGTCGAGGAGGCGCCGCCGACCAAGAAGGGCTGGTTCGCCAAGCTGAAGGAGGGATTGTCCAAATCCTCCTCGAAGCTGACCGACGGCATCACCAGCATCTTCACCAAGCGCAAGCTGGACGACGACGCGCTGGAGGAGCTGGAGGAGCTGCTGATCACCGCCGACCTCGGCCCGGCCACCGCCGCGAAGGTGACGGCGGAGCTGGCGCGCACCCGCTTCGGCAAGGAGGTCTCGCCCGACGAGGTCAAGGCGACGCTGGCCGCCGAGGTGTCGAAGATCGTCAGTCCCGTCGCCAGGCCGCTGGTGCTCGACCCGGCGCTGAAGCCGCATGTCGTCCTGGTCGTCGGCGTCAACGGCACCGGCAAGACCACCACCATCGGCAAGCTGGCCCGCCAGTTCAAGGCGGAGGGCCGGAGCGTGATGCTGGCCGCCGGCGACACCTTCCGCGCCGCCGCGGTCAGCCAGCTGAAGATCTGGGGCGAGCGCACCGGCTGCCCGGTCGTCGCCCGCGACACCGGGGCCGACGCCGCCGGGCTGGCCTATGACGCGCTGGAACGCGCACGCGCCGAGGGGGTCGACGTGCTGCTGATCGACACCGCCGGCCGCTTGCAGAACAAGACCGGCCTGATGGAGGAGTTGCGCAAGATCGTCCGCGTCATCAAGAAGCTGGACGAGACGGCGCCGCACACCACGCTTCTGACGCTCGACGCCACCACCGGCCAGAACGCGCACAGCCAGGTCGAGATCTTCCGCGACATGGTCAACGTCAACGGGCTGATCCTGACCAAGCTGGACGGCTCCGCCCGTGGCGGCGTGCTGGTCTCGCTGGCCGAGAAGTTCAGGATCCCGGTCCACGCCATCGGGGTCGGCGAGGGCGTCTACGACCTGCGGCCCTTCGACGCCGACGCCTTCGCCAAGTCGCTGATGGGGTTGAGCGCCGACTGA
- a CDS encoding glycosyltransferase family 2 protein — protein MTVSTIDRPASTPAADASGVPSAAAEAGPAPTVAVLIPCYNEEAAIGKVVRDFRAALPDATVYVYDNNSKDRTVEVAREAGAVVRREPLQGKGNVMRRMFADIEADVYVLVDGDDTYHAASAPELVGRLWDERLDMVNGARVTEIVAAYRPGHRFGNLVLTGMVAKIFGSRIGDMLSGYRVFSRRFVKSFPALASGFETETELTVHALELRMPIAEVKTPYKDRPPGSHSKLNTIRDGIRILRTIIILVKEERPLPFFSAAFALLALLSVILGLPVIATYFQTGLVPRFPTALLATGLMLLGFLSLTCGLILDTVTHGRRETKRMHYLSLRAPGTHPPLAGAHKDERR, from the coding sequence ATGACCGTATCGACCATCGACCGTCCAGCCTCCACCCCGGCCGCCGACGCGTCCGGCGTGCCGTCGGCCGCTGCGGAGGCCGGCCCGGCCCCGACCGTCGCGGTGCTGATCCCCTGCTACAACGAGGAGGCGGCGATCGGCAAGGTTGTGCGGGACTTCCGCGCCGCCCTGCCCGACGCCACCGTCTATGTCTATGACAACAACTCGAAGGACCGGACGGTGGAGGTCGCGCGGGAGGCCGGCGCCGTGGTCCGGCGCGAGCCGTTGCAGGGCAAGGGCAACGTCATGCGCCGCATGTTCGCCGACATCGAGGCCGACGTCTATGTGCTGGTCGACGGCGACGACACCTATCACGCCGCCAGCGCCCCGGAGCTGGTCGGGCGACTGTGGGACGAGCGGCTGGACATGGTCAACGGCGCGCGGGTGACGGAGATCGTCGCCGCCTACCGCCCCGGCCACCGCTTCGGCAACCTCGTGCTGACCGGGATGGTCGCCAAGATCTTCGGCAGCCGGATCGGCGACATGCTGTCGGGCTACCGGGTGTTCTCCCGCCGCTTCGTCAAGTCCTTCCCGGCGCTGGCCAGCGGTTTCGAGACCGAAACGGAACTGACGGTCCACGCGCTGGAACTGCGCATGCCGATCGCCGAGGTGAAGACCCCCTACAAGGACCGGCCGCCCGGATCGCACAGCAAGCTGAACACCATCCGCGACGGCATCCGCATCCTGCGCACCATCATCATCCTGGTGAAGGAGGAGCGGCCGCTGCCCTTCTTCTCCGCCGCCTTCGCGCTGCTGGCGTTGTTGTCGGTGATCCTCGGCCTGCCGGTGATCGCCACCTATTTCCAGACCGGGCTGGTTCCGCGCTTCCCCACCGCCCTGCTCGCCACCGGGCTGATGCTGCTGGGCTTCCTCAGCCTGACCTGCGGCCTGATCCTCGACACCGTCACCCATGGCCGGCGCGAGACCAAGCGCATGCATTACCTGTCGCTGCGCGCGCCGGGCACCCATCCGCCGCTGGCCGGCGCGCACAAGGACGAGCGGCGGTGA
- the nikC gene encoding nickel ABC transporter permease subunit NikC, translated as MSVLVRDDGLCGDRRRLRPRRTTLAGLGLLGVIALAALAAPLLPWDPEAVDLMARLEGPSAAHWLGTDHLGRDLLARLLHGASVSLGAVSVIVALILALGIGIGGLSGFLGGRTDRIVMRVCDGFLTVPTFVLAMFMVGVLGTGLTNVVLAIALSHWAWYARIVRGMVLSLRERDFVAAAIVSGASRPRVFAEHVLPGVLVQLVVLATLDIGHMILHVAGLSFLGLGVTPPTPEWGVMISDAREFIWTQPMLMLWPGLMILLTVMGFNLLGDALRDRLDPTLAGEDH; from the coding sequence ATGAGCGTGCTTGTCCGGGACGACGGGCTGTGCGGTGACCGCCGCCGGCTCCGGCCGCGGCGCACGACACTGGCCGGGCTGGGCCTGCTCGGCGTCATCGCCCTGGCCGCCCTGGCCGCTCCCCTGCTTCCCTGGGATCCGGAGGCGGTCGATCTGATGGCGCGGCTGGAGGGGCCGAGCGCCGCCCATTGGCTCGGCACCGATCATCTCGGACGCGACCTGCTGGCCCGGCTGCTGCACGGCGCCTCGGTGTCGCTGGGGGCGGTCTCCGTCATCGTCGCCCTGATCCTGGCCTTGGGCATCGGCATCGGCGGGCTGTCGGGCTTCCTCGGCGGACGGACGGACCGGATCGTCATGCGGGTCTGCGACGGCTTCCTGACCGTGCCGACCTTCGTGCTGGCCATGTTCATGGTCGGCGTGCTCGGCACCGGCCTGACCAACGTGGTGCTGGCCATCGCCCTGTCCCACTGGGCCTGGTACGCCCGCATCGTCCGCGGCATGGTGCTGTCGCTGCGCGAGCGCGACTTCGTCGCCGCCGCCATCGTCTCCGGCGCGTCGCGGCCGCGCGTCTTCGCGGAGCATGTCCTGCCGGGGGTGCTGGTGCAACTGGTGGTGCTGGCGACGCTCGACATCGGGCACATGATCCTGCATGTCGCCGGCCTGTCCTTCCTCGGGCTGGGGGTGACGCCGCCGACGCCGGAATGGGGGGTGATGATCAGCGATGCGCGCGAATTCATCTGGACCCAGCCGATGCTGATGCTGTGGCCGGGGCTGATGATCCTGCTGACGGTGATGGGCTTCAACCTGCTGGGCGACGCCCTGCGCGACCGGCTCGACCCGACGCTGGCGGGAGAGGATCATTGA